In Vespa velutina chromosome 1, iVesVel2.1, whole genome shotgun sequence, the genomic stretch AAAAATTGACGATTAATTGTATCTAAGTAAGGACATAGCCGTGGTGCTTCCATTCGAGTCACTTTAGCGTtttctgaaataaatataatataatttctaggAAATAACATAGTTTCATAACCTCAccaaatataaacaaataacttTGCCATTGGTATTCCCGACATTTCGTATTTAATAATCCTTAGTAAAATTAAGGAATATAATGTTTGCTAAactcactttctttttcattatcaaattgcgtatcattattatctaatttacgtttcttttgaTTGCTCTGTTGGTTAGACGCCATTTTTACTGTCCGTCGAACAATGCGACGAACTATTAACCTTAAATACGAGTAGAACTAAAGTAGGTTTCATTATCAAAAATCTATTCACATTCATTCAAAAACTAAATAcgcatttgaaaaaataattgtaaatgtaatatcatgaaataagatttgtttatttaatttatgtatatatttttataaaattttcaattatttccgGCGAATGTGGCGCCTTGTATATATCGagattaattgtattaatcgCAATCGTATTTATACACAAAGTATAtgcattattttcattttttgataCAATGGACAATACAaagttttcaattaaatttaattaatatattatataaatctagttatatcatagaatatatttaaattgcataaaatttaaatgaacaacaaacagaagaaatatttttttatcgagtgATCAACAAATTCTaacacaatataatatattaaaataaaatttgatttaaagtTTAGACCCGATTATGAAAAcaatgaaagatagaaaatagaacGAACAGATGTTAGAAGTTTAATATAAAGTACAGATGTTTCGAGTGTATGTGTTTGAAGACCGACGAGAATGGCGCCATCTAGAGGAAAAGATGAATTCTTTTTGACCGAAGAGTGGACAGGGGAGCTAATACCCCGCTCTCTCGTGCTTCTCGTAGCGGATTACGAGAGATCGTCCGAATGCTGTGGAGACAGAAGTATCATTTTACAAACGTATCCTGAAGCATAAAATGCTTCGTcagaagaataatttttaaagaatttttcataaaaaggaTTTCGAGAGGAAAcgaaatcgttcgatcgtgaTGCGCGTCGCGGTCTCGCCGAGTCCTCGGAAAAAGTTGCCTCGTATCGAGAGCTTTTCGAAGGAGATACCTTGATCAAAAGCTTACACTTCGATCTGCTACTCTTCATCAAGAAACGAATTGATTTTCGTcgaaaatattcttcattGATAATGGCCATCGTCGAAGAATTCGATTATCTTTGCCGTTTATGCGCGACCAAGACAGGCATTCTCATGGGATTACCGATCTTTGAGGCTGGCGATCAGATGCGTAACATCGACAAAAAAATCGCAGCGTGCCTTCCCGTCCAAGTAAGAAGGTCTTCCGACATAATcagcaattaatttttttttttcttttttctatcttaattCTAGAGAGACTGAACGTCGCaatatacaattatacatAATAGATTAGACCATGCGATtacgttatttttttcaatttattttctattaaaaagagaacaccaataatgatatattaatatattttgtattcaattaaaaaaagaaataatcctATCTTCATTAGTAGGTTTCgcgaaattttcattttgattaacttcattttaatgttatgctttatttcgtttttctttttgatatttcttgCAGGTGTCAATGACAGATCAGCTTCCTAAAGTGGTATGCGAAGAATGTGCATACAAATTAGatcaattatttgattttcgtGAAAAATGTTTACATACCGAAGGTATGTTTATGGAAATGTTAAAGGAAATTAGCAAGGATGAAACGGTACATATATCAGAGCATGGTTTAGAAGAGGTAGATGAAATCAGTATGAATAGGATCCAAAGGAATATAGATAGAATACAAAATGATATTGAAGATGTCCAAAATCGTACTAGTGTAGTTTCTCATGAATCAGGAGAAACAACTATACATACTATGCAAGTTATGGATGAAATGGATTTAGCTGGTGATGAACAAGTTGTTAGTCAAGAAGACATTGGTCAGCAAGATCATGATATGGAGGTTACAGACATTGACTGTTTAGATGGTGAAACAGTCAGAATGGTTGATGAACATATAAGAGAagtaattcttattttattatcattacaatggaaaataaaaagaaaataaaaataaaaataaaaataaataatactttatgCACATTTACTATTGTACATTTATTGTCATATTTGTACAATATTTATGATCATTTTCAGGTTTCAAATCATCAGATAGCAATGCACTTGGAAGGGGATATGACTGTAGTAGGGAATTTAACTGTAAGTGGGCATTTGAGTCAATTGGGAATAAATTATGTGACTTCTATAAATCCAGAAACTGAAACTAGAGAACAGATAGTACATTACtgtgaaaatgtaaaatatgaaTCAGTGCCTATAAAGCAAGAATATCAAAGCTTACAAGAGAGATTAAATTCTGAAGATCCTACTCATGTACTAGAAAACAATGTAAGGTATATacaatctttaaaaaataaattaatacaaaattattctaaatttcttattcttctttaaagGTACCCACTGATGGGTTTCATTCCTCTCAGCCGGAAACAGAAAGTGAAATAGAGGAAGCAACTGTTAGTGAAAATGAAGTTCGTAGAAATATGGATTCAAATATATTACCTTCCACTAGCCAATCTAATACAGAAAATACAGAAGTCATTGTTGAATATACTAAAGGAACTAAACATACTTTATTAGaatctatattaaataatccaACCGTCGATGAGACTGGTACTCATTGGTATGTGTGTCCTTTTTGTAATGAAGCTGCAATggaaacaaataatttagCAGCACATTTTGAACAACACTTTTGTTCATGTTCTTGTGGTTTATATTTCACAAGTGTAgaagtattaaatattcacAAACAACAAtgtaattcatataaaataaaggtaGATAATAAGGACATCAAGGTAATAGAGTCAGAATTAGTTCCATCGCAAAGCAATGATAATGtcgatatacaaaaaaaacaatctaCTGTCAGGCAAAAGTGGACACCAAAAATTTGTACTCAGTGTGGTAAACAGTACAGAAccaattataaattacaagaACATATGCGCAAACACACAGGAGAAAAACCTTTTCAATGTTTGACTTGTGAAAAAGCATTTCGTAGCAAGATAGGTCTTGCACAACATACGGCAACTCATACTGGTCAGTTTGATTATAATTGTTCAACCTGTGGCAAAGGATTCCAGTGTAAAAGCTATCTGATTGTCCATCAGAGAGTTCATTCGGACTTAAAACCTTATCCATGCAGTACTTGTGGACAAAACTTTAAAACTAAGCAATCCTTATTGGATCATCAAAATAGGCATCTGGGTGTTAAGCCTTATATGTGTGAAATTTGTGGTAGAGGTTTTATAACTAAAGGTCTTTGTAAGAGTCATCAGAAAATACATTCGGGTATGGATAATCGACAATACCCATGCGTAGTGtgtaataaaatgtttgtCAGCAAGAGTTATCTTAATACACATTTACGCATACATACTGGTGAAAAACCCTATTTATGTGAAGTATGTGGTAAAGGATTTTTAACGCGCGTTGATCTTAAAATTCATTCCACCATGCATACTGGTGAGAAGAGCTTTAAGTGTGAAATGTGTGGAAAAGTTTTCGCTAGAAGGGCAGCTTTACGATGTCATAGAAGATCGCATACAGGAGAAAGACCATATAGATGTGACGTTTGCGGAAAAACATTTACTCAATTTAGTCCAATGGCTATTCATAAACGTTTACACACTGGTGAAAGACCATATGAATGCGATGTGTGTGGCAAAGCATTCGTATCGCGATCAACTATGATGTGCCACAGAAAGAAACACCATATTCCTGTAACGCCTAcacaaaaaaatgttttagtTTCTAATGAGGATGTAGAAGTGAAACATATTATATCAACAGAAATAGTGCTTAGAGAATCACATGAAGGAATTCATATTACTGctgattgaaaaaaagaaactgaaaaaaaatctaaaatataaattgaaattaacaaaaataggaaaaggtaggaaataacaaatttcatttgtatttatcatataaagatatttgaCCTGCATTTATTATTTGCTCTATTGTTGTAGGCACCATGCTATGTCTTGGGACATGTAACATATTGTAAAAGTTTAtgcaagaaaaatattttttcaaggatattattttataaaaattcatatgcTTGCTTAAATTCAAGGAATGCAGGTTCAATCATatctttcattcatatatattgcagaattgatattaaaataaaatcttagaTATTTAATGTCTATGAAGTCAACTACCTTCAATTTGGTcctattaaaagagaaaacatgAGTAAGTTTCTTAAATAGACGATCGcagtaaatatttcaatgtgtCTATAAGTCCTGTCCTTTTCCACATACAAAACACATACTTTCTGAAAGTGCTTTAAAATAAAGAGGATTATTACtgttttgatatattttacacctttcaataaaataaaataacataaataaatcaaagaaaactTACAtagattgtatttttttcttcataaaattaaaaaaaattatttgccaattttttaaaattctgCTAGGTCACATGacataagtataataatttattatatataatctgccattttacattttatatatttgaaatatatttaaacgaatgaaacatatacaaaatgtatttattttgaagTCAATCATGATGTATTGTACAAAATGaactatgtttattattttaatatgtctacaaaataaatcttcaattttgtattttatatatataagatttattttcatgttttttattgttataaaatcatatcatcttattttacaaaatagaataatattcttgtatttacaaaaataaagcataaaataataatatttagctGAAATGTATAGatcttttctttgattatatagaaaaaaaactctCAAAAGGTAATTGTGTTTTGTGTGtaacataaatttttacataaaaataaaattaattttaagaacATCaagaatacatatttttttattttatagataactTATTTgtgcttttttgttttacttatcTTATAATTTCTCATTCCTATTGCAATGGCTTTCAGCACTATACAAAGTAGCAATTGTgatatatacttaataaaataattgattatatttgtaaaattattatgattgtaTTGTTATCATTAAGGAAGTCCTTTGGCTGCAAATATATGAACTTCACACTTTTCTCTGAGTTTTCTTTAAGAATATTAAACCCACATATATTTGTAGAAGCTGCATTTCCATGATACtgatttcaaaatatttgatataatatatttttgtataatacgacatatatatatatatatatatatatatatatatatatatatatatccacacatacatatgaaatatgctatctcaaaatattttttcctacAGTTTACacaaaatattgtaatatagtACAATATTTTGCATCATACGATTTTAATGTCACCAAAGAAAATTGTGTTTAATGcattttcttataatactAAAAAGATTAacagtatttatttaatgtaaaattatagtgttaaaaattatttttttttcagacaataaatatcacaaaattattaatctaactcagtagaaaaattttaattcttatacaaagaaatatggaaaaaaaaaaatataatgctaCATATCGCATTAAATTCGGGAATGAAttgtgaaaaaattataattacatatatatctattttattgtatgtcgatttatacttatttttgtataatgtaataaagatgaaaaaagtttaGTAAAAGCAAttctctatttaaaaaaaattgttttattttatggtaatattaataattacatagtGGCACGAATAGCTACATGGATTTTAGATTTCACACGCAGCTACAATCTAAATCAATATAACAAATGTTGcagaacacatatatatatatatattggtgtaattaaattcaaacgtaaattttaattgtctTATTGTAATCATCAATGTTTGTCTAatcatcatatataaatatgtatatatgatgaaAGATTTTGTAATTGCTGCCTGTGTTATCCACATCATCTACAATTgacaatgaatatttattctatGATTTAACGTTAACTATCTATGCAAGGCATCAATAACAATGCGTGTAATTATCACCTCATTTTATCtctattgtacatatatatgggaCCCCTGTAGTACTGCTTATTATAATTTCCATTGACTTCAATGATTTATTGCTGTAAATTATGAAGcgtatacaatatttttcacatCTATTGATGCAGCttcataattacaaaatacatataaaattgtaaatagcgctgatataaaaaaaagcttatagaaaattgtaatataatataaagtacaAAATACGTCTATTTTTGATAGATTTCCGAAAATTCCACTTGAACGTAGAATATCAACTATTTGATTAGATAGATATTGTGCCTTTtagtatttttcatttttacacattattatgatttaaaaagCGTGCATACAGGGGTCCTCTCTATAATCAATTACATTACTAAATCTTATCAATAAcgtcatatatttatattacaaagcACCAAGTCTaacgtatatgtaatatttatatatagggtgTCACTTAGCATTGCATTGAACTGTAAAATAGATCATTTCCaaagatttctttatttaattattttaaattactaaaatataatttgtgctttaatattttatattaataacaaagaagttattataaacgtagttatttttttttttctttttttaagtagaagaaatataatattatgcagaaagataaattttagcACAGCCACAAGACTAATCACAGAGTAATAcagaaatatatcaattaacaCCCTATATATTCGTCTATTCATtacgtaattataatagataattaacttatataagatatattagaaataatttaaataatttacgacACAAATCATCAACATGAAATATTTAGTAGGATTAAacatgttaatattttatcttcaatGCATTCTAAAAGTTCATTTGTAACTATACTCCTAATAAGTTACACATTACGTACATTGCGCGTATAATAATGCATTTAAATCGTTCAAGTGTGAATATATTGATCCCAAAACTGACTCTTAAATACTAAGCTTATATATAAACTTAGCAGTGTGTCAcagcattttttaatttcaaactagtaattcttaatatttatataaactaaTTTCAACAATCCACATAAACAATaacattgtatataaaatttgatttgattgaaaaataagaaaataaaaacgattgaatatatgtacgtagttCGACAATGTTCGCTATTGCTGATTCTATAATgcaaatatacattattttaataattaacagaGAGAATTTAATgctaaacatttttattacaaaattaagaaatattcatGATACTTGTATACTTTGCATTTCctgttaattaacaaaattgttattatcgtttattttcgattttcatGCTGTGTAATAAACACTTTTTTGTGCTAgcagaaatatgaaaaaaaaattgtgaagatgatatatatgttaaattataataatattgacaagttaaaaatatctataagaattatatttctcaATTTAGGAAGCTGGAGAACATATCACAGCTGAAATTAGGAAATTTGATGGTATACTCATCAATGATAGACAAAAAGCAAAATCGATATtgtcaataatttctttatttatacatatctcTGTTAGGAATTACGAAATTGTGAATTTATTTagtatttgttttttcaacaTATATTATGCGTTGTTAAAAGCAGTAACAGCATTATttgatttgtataaatttgtgATAGGAATCCGGataaatttactttaaatTATGGACAAAAAATATAAGCTCAATTGTTGTGCAAAAAGTGTATAAGAGCAACAATGTAAAGCAAATGCTTTTGTAGACAGCTTATTAACCATTTTACTTCTACAGAATGGAACtctatagaatattataatatttatttacaaactaTATAATGTAAAGTTTTGTTATGTCGTTATgtgagaaaaggaagaaagtgcATAGCAAAATAGTGTCAGGTCATATTTATCTCACTATTAAGTAATGGTGATATATTGATGCAACTTTCAAGCAAAATATTCTGTCATATTTTGCAATTCTGTACCTTGACAGCAATCTTTCTAGCGTATTAAAGATTCTGAAACTCAGCTATCACTTGTACACTGCcatcaatttttatcatttcactATATCATTCTAATAGTGTAATGTTTACCGATGTACCTCAAATTACACTTCCATGAAATTGCAGTGAATTAATTACGTTATTCACAATGGTAATAGTGACGTAAACCAGTTAGTCCATCagtctttctctcatttcgaTTATCTGTCATGGATCATTTCTTTATActcataaaatatacattcacatttgttttttttttgtgtgtctGTGGtggtaaatatttctttaacaaagaaatacaatgcttatacataatatatctgTCATTAACTATTCTACAATCtacattatacataaaataattaactggtatgatataataagataaaaatatttggacCTCTTCTGACATTCAATATTATCagatttatattgaaatattttttagaagaattatcatatatagcgaatattttaataactttcgtaagtgaaattttttattattgcattgATGGACTATCaactattgtaatattaatttgtatcgTCTTAATAACCATTGTTAAATAATGAACTTCTGTGACTCATGACTATTGACTACTTTTGGActcaatattaaattttgatatatgatatataattttttttatgtaggaTAAGCCCATCCCAAAATAGCATGACATGATTAGACCAACCACAGACACTGAAGACAGCagtttctttcattatattattcaattctTAAGTCCTCATTTAGTGTTAAAGGTCAGTGTTAAGTAGCATTACATGGAAAAGTGATCATATACATGTCTTGACATCTTATGTTAAATGTCCATGACTGTAATATCGTTTCATAATACAGTTCAAATACATTAGGATATACATTTCTTCAATCGCTCTTCCTATACTCCATCTAAGAAAAATGGGActttattttacaaagaataataattggaTCATCATACAAGATGAAACTTCATTCCAATGATTCTAGAtaagatttaaatatacaaataatgtaagaaacgaattttaatataaatttaaagaatgCTTAAGATATGCTCTTTTTACTCTAATAGTCTTTCTGAAAAGAATTCCTGCTATTACACAGGTATTTgcaaatcaattattttatcaatcaatTGGACAATGACTGCAAATAGatgcattttatattaattaaatcaataataataatgcatctaaaatcaaatatgcatcaaaaacaaaaacaattatatttgcGCACATATGATGTTATTGCTCCAACAATGCAGCATTGGTAAATGGCTCCAAAcgttgattattataatcaatttcgCACCATCATCACTggattcattaaatttaagtATACCACCCTAAAATCAattccatttaaatatttaaacttattcaaaatattaagaGAAAGACAGTTGGAATCACATACATGATATAAAAAGcatgaaataaaaacgaattaaaacaaatatattagtaTTGTATGTGCCtttagaaaaaatgaaatcttatttatatatttatgtaaagatgaaaaaactaatgtaaattttctattcatgTATTTTAATTGCAACTATAAATTtgcttataaataatatttatatagaagaattaattatttaaaaaaattttgtatattttaaaaatatttatagataaaaatcttCACATAACTTACAATGCTACTTCACGGCGAGTGTTTGTTTAAGATGGCGTATGAGGTGACTTCCAACATCATGCACCTCAGGCCATTGTTTGAGCACGAACACTATACCCAATACAACGAATGTGGTCGTTAGTATGCGCACCCTGCACATGAAACAATGAGGCTTAGTACAGCTGTAACAAACGcgtgaaaacaaaacaaaacaatgaGTGagcaaaattaaattttcatgcATGTATGATGTCCATGTTGTCTCAAATGTTTTACGGTATTAATTAAACGACGATTTACGAATAGATACATAgtatacgcacacacatatacatatgcatatatatgaatacatatatatatatatatatatatatatatatatatatatatatatatatttatgtacatataacaACTTTTTTATGACAATATATCCAAAACAGCAAAAGGGTTTAATTAATCATAGGTGATACCTACTATTGCAatgcatattaaaaaaaacgtaataacaatgaatgtaaatgatattttttacatgagaaaataattcacGAAATTACTAactaaaaatttgtatacaaaaattatttaggtaaatagtaataatgaatgATGTTACCTGGTTCTAAGGAATGGCATCATAATACCAGCACCTGTTGCAACAAGGAGTAAAATAACTTGCAGTACTGTTAACACTACATTTATCAACTTCACGACCAGAGCCCTTGCATTACTATTGTCAAGGCCTTCTAATGTAACATACTGTtgatgttgctgctgttgatgttccattttacatatttttgtttgaCAACTTTCTAACATTTCATGTATGTCTCTTAAACGATCTTCACTTTGATATTGTACTTTTTCTTCCATATCTGTAATTGtttgttttaaattttctacttCATTCTGATGGAGTTCAGTCAGATCATTGATTTGTTCTTCAAGACGATCGCACCGAAAACGTTCTTCTTGTAAACCATGTGATAAATATGCTACTTCTTGTTGCAAAGCCTAAATGAAAGCactatttcatataattcttattttttaatttcaaaatagaaataatgaaaatcagCCATTATTGAAGTTAAATATTCCcccattttgtatatataatttatgcatAATAAACGAACCTTTAAGCCATctaatttttctctcatccGTTCAAGGCTGTCTCTGTGTTCTTGAAGTTCCGAGAAGACGGATTTGAAACTCAATGCGGCATTATTACTGTGACAAGTATGTGTTTGGCCTCTACTACCTGGTCCACTTTCGCTCGTTACACTAGAGCATTCTGAGCCTTCTTCTGATGGAAATTTCATTGCTGCAGCACTATGTGTAGATCCAAGACTACAGCCACCAGGTAAAGTAGCTGATCCATGATgagtcttttcttcttcaacacTACCATTATCACCATTACCTGCATGTGGTGTATCGTTTACATAAAAAGTTGAGCCATCTGCAGAGACATAGAGGTTGCAAGTTAGATCGTTATCCAATACCAAAATATAAACTCTACTAACAACTAACACTAGTTGTTGCTGTCTTTCTATtctgttttaatattataaaaatatgtttcggaataaaacgaatgtataaatcagaaataaaactatatgattagataaataaaacaatttttttaatatatatatatgtatatatattacaatatcatttaataaaaatcatcaaggtatcatttttaatagtatTGGATAACTACTATTAAAGAAAgcattatagaaatatacaatTCACAGAAGCAACCAAACaccttataataaaattatcattaaattaacgaataaagttaaaaatataagtGCTAACTATGaagttgatatttattttatatactggAACTTcagaaatttgttaattattttaacaattaaaatgataatctaCAATATAAAACATTACAATACAATTCTTTTTGTAATAACTTTTAACATATTTGTAAGATCACAAGATACTGAATGTAAATAAACACAATAACACATTTCCTgtttaacataaaatattgaaatgaatAGGAAAGATTATATACAGAATATAAAAACATGGAATAGATAGACGCAAAGTGAATTTTGGGTTGTGACATATTACTTACTACTCTCAACTGCCATGATAGCGCAacatatcaaaaaatatttattttaaaatataaatgcacaactcgtatataaatttgaaaaagaaaatttattttttttttttaaatatatatcatggaTCCTTTAATATACtaagatttattttcagaTAGGGTTAAATCAGACAATAGTGCAACacttagaaaaattatatattaaatataataaaacagatATCAATAGTTGAATTTACActagaaaaaatgtatattctaCTGTATGTGAAAGTGCATAGTACCAAGTAAgtcttataaaatatcatattgttAAGGAAGTGCATGTTCTACGTAACTacttattaaattacattctaattttaattataagccgaacaaatattatataatttaaaacttacaataaaatttgtagCAATATTTTGAGATATAgcaaaatatcataaaataagtattataaatattactcaCGTGATAAAGTGTTTATATTGTCAGCACttccaaatttatttttaataagatgtGCAAACTCCCTTGGTTTTGACATAACACTCCTAAAATAGAAGTCAATAATTCAAAACAATTTGCATATGctgaaatttaaatatcatatctatcatacaaataataatttcataaattacataataatataaggtATATTATCTTAAATACTTAATTTACATggatgcatatataaaataaagaaatattttaaaatatacaatttgtaaaaaagaagcagTCCAATATTATTAGAACGTATATCAAATTGAAAGTATAAATccttattttacataaatatataaaagtaatcaatgattaatatttgacAAAAATTTTTGGATAAGTAAGTCTTTTTCTAACCTCAACTGTAtacacaatttttatattttcttttgatatataataattgtagaaaattaaatcttaattaaattaattaataacagataatgaatatttaatatagttgGATCacaatctatttttatcataacacTCATCCTGAAAAACCAGTGATTCCGTCT encodes the following:
- the LOC124953740 gene encoding transmembrane and coiled-coil domains protein 1-like isoform X3, whose translation is MASLMVTSSSKNSSRSTSPTRGNTSISQAHHQQSASLEHTPKARNAPIYQTGEGSTGSGSSCGGCGSSFSMKGSSRQRSPGTIIRMDVMDESNGNPITAESDEFVPNVQPPTDDEGEQYHTTQSFLSNGSSELISDDVDSSAARVRQAIEHIQSKIARTRELIRIEQTTRDENVNEYLKLAANADKQQLTRIKTVFEKKNQKSANSISQLQKKLDSYQKKLKNYEMNGAPAGHRQPREVLRDMGQGLKSVMSKPREFAHLIKNKFGSADNINTLSLESNGSTFYVNDTPHAGNGDNGSVEEEKTHHGSATLPGGCSLGSTHSAAAMKFPSEEGSECSSVTSESGPGSRGQTHTCHSNNAALSFKSVFSELQEHRDSLERMREKLDGLKALQQEVAYLSHGLQEERFRCDRLEEQINDLTELHQNEVENLKQTITDMEEKVQYQSEDRLRDIHEMLESCQTKICKMEHQQQQHQQYVTLEGLDNSNARALVVKLINVVLTVLQVILLLVATGAGIMMPFLRTRVRILTTTFVVLGIVFVLKQWPEVHDVGSHLIRHLKQTLAVK
- the LOC124953740 gene encoding transmembrane and coiled-coil domains protein 1-like isoform X1, whose protein sequence is MASLMVTSSSKNSSRSTSPTRGNTSISQAHHQQSASLEHTPKARNAPIYQTGEGSTGSGSSCGGCGSSFSMKGSSRQRSPGTIIRMDVMDESNGNPITAESDEFVPNVQPPTDDEGEQYHTTQSFLSNGSSELISDDVDSSAARVRQAIEHIQSKIARTRELIRIEQTTRDENVNEYLKLAANADKQQLTRIKTVFEKKNQKSANSISQLQKKLDSYQKKLKNYEMNGAPAGHRQPREVLRDMGQGLKSVMSKPREFAHLIKNKFGSADNINTLSLESNGSTFYVNDTPHAGNGDNGSVEEEKTHHGSATLPGGCSLGSTHSAAAMKFPSEEGSECSSVTSESGPGSRGQTHTCHSNNAALSFKSVFSELQEHRDSLERMREKLDGLKALQQEVAYLSHGLQEERFRCDRLEEQINDLTELHQNEVENLKQTITDMEEKVQYQSEDRLRDIHEMLESCQTKICKMEHQQQQHQQYVTLEGLDNSNARALVVKLINVVLTVLQVILLLVATGAGIMMPFLRTSCTKPHCFMCRVRILTTTFVVLGIVFVLKQWPEVHDVGSHLIRHLKQTLAVK
- the LOC124953740 gene encoding transmembrane and coiled-coil domains protein 1-like isoform X4, yielding MASLMVTSSSKNSSRSTSPTRGNTSISQAHHQQSASLEHTPKARNAPIYQTGEGSTGSGSSCGGCGSSFSMKGSSRQRSPGTIIRMDVMDESNGNPITAESDEFVPNVQPPTDDEGEQYHTTQSFLSNGSSELISDDVDSSAARVRQAIEHIQSKIARTRELIRIEQTTRDENVNEYLKLAANADKQQLTRIKTVFEKKNQKSANSISQLQKKLDSYQKKLKNYEMNGAPAGHRQPREVLRDMGQGLKSVMSKPREFAHLIKNKFGSADNINTLSRNGDNGSVEEEKTHHGSATLPGGCSLGSTHSAAAMKFPSEEGSECSSVTSESGPGSRGQTHTCHSNNAALSFKSVFSELQEHRDSLERMREKLDGLKALQQEVAYLSHGLQEERFRCDRLEEQINDLTELHQNEVENLKQTITDMEEKVQYQSEDRLRDIHEMLESCQTKICKMEHQQQQHQQYVTLEGLDNSNARALVVKLINVVLTVLQVILLLVATGAGIMMPFLRTSCTKPHCFMCRVRILTTTFVVLGIVFVLKQWPEVHDVGSHLIRHLKQTLAVK
- the LOC124953740 gene encoding transmembrane and coiled-coil domains protein 1-like isoform X2, with the translated sequence MASLMVTSSSKNSSRSTSPTRGNTSISQAHHQQSASLEHTPKARNAPIYQTGEGSTGSGSSCGGCGSSFSMKGSSRQRSPGTIIRMDVMDESNGNPITAESDEFVPNVQPPTDDEGEQYHTTQSFLSNGSSELISDDVDSSAARVRQAIEHIQSKIARTRELIRIEQTTRDENVNEYLKLAANADKQQLTRIKTVFEKKNQKSANSISQLQKKLDSYQKKLKNYEMNGAPAGHRQPREVLRDMGQGLKSVMSKPREFAHLIKNKFGSADNINTLSHGSTFYVNDTPHAGNGDNGSVEEEKTHHGSATLPGGCSLGSTHSAAAMKFPSEEGSECSSVTSESGPGSRGQTHTCHSNNAALSFKSVFSELQEHRDSLERMREKLDGLKALQQEVAYLSHGLQEERFRCDRLEEQINDLTELHQNEVENLKQTITDMEEKVQYQSEDRLRDIHEMLESCQTKICKMEHQQQQHQQYVTLEGLDNSNARALVVKLINVVLTVLQVILLLVATGAGIMMPFLRTSCTKPHCFMCRVRILTTTFVVLGIVFVLKQWPEVHDVGSHLIRHLKQTLAVK